The following are encoded together in the Xanthomonas vesicatoria ATCC 35937 genome:
- a CDS encoding amidohydrolase — protein MVDLVVRNARITTLDPRQPSATAIAVADGRIVAVGDDVQIMALANGARSIDAQGRRLLPGLNDSHTHLIRGGLNYNLELRWDGVRSLADAMAMLKAQVDRTPAPQWVRVVGGFTAHQFVEKRLPTLDEINAIAPDTPVFLLHLYDRALLNRAALRACGYDKATADPPGGRIERDKLGNPTGLLLAKPNALILYASLAKGPRLPLEYQANSTRHFMRELNRLGITSVIDAGGGFQNYPEDYQVIEQLHAADQLSVRIAYNLFTQNKGKEVDDFRGWTEMLPVRKGDDLLRHNGAGEMLVFSAADFEQFSEPRPELPPELEPELEQVVRLLVEKRWPFRIHATYDESIGRILDVYEKVNADIPFDGLHWFIDHAETITPRNIDRIRALNGGIAVQHRMAYQGEAFVERYGVQAARHTPPVRHMLAAGVPVGAGTDATRVASYNPWVALSWLVTGRTVGGLALYGEENLLDREQALRLWTQGSAWFSGDESRKGTLATGQLADFIVLSDDYFRVDDAAIADITSVLTVLGGRVVHGDGDFASLAPTLPPAMPDWSPVNRFGGYHVGGAVSGLASATQMHTHGHGCRAHGPHGHAAQHAAPSDDLRGFWGALGCACFAF, from the coding sequence ATGGTCGATCTTGTTGTTCGCAATGCACGCATCACCACGCTCGATCCCCGTCAGCCCAGCGCCACTGCCATTGCAGTGGCCGATGGACGCATCGTGGCGGTGGGCGACGACGTGCAGATCATGGCGCTGGCAAACGGTGCCCGCAGCATCGATGCACAAGGCCGACGCCTGCTGCCCGGCCTCAATGACAGCCACACCCATTTGATTCGTGGCGGGCTCAACTACAACCTGGAGCTGCGCTGGGATGGCGTGCGCTCGCTTGCCGACGCGATGGCGATGTTGAAGGCGCAGGTTGACCGCACGCCCGCGCCGCAATGGGTGCGTGTGGTCGGTGGATTCACCGCGCATCAGTTCGTCGAGAAGCGCTTGCCGACCCTGGACGAGATCAATGCCATCGCGCCGGATACCCCGGTGTTTCTGTTGCACCTGTACGACCGCGCCTTGCTCAACCGCGCGGCCTTGCGCGCCTGTGGCTATGACAAGGCCACTGCGGACCCGCCCGGCGGGCGCATCGAGCGCGACAAGCTGGGCAATCCCACCGGCTTGCTGCTGGCCAAGCCGAATGCGCTGATTCTCTATGCCAGCCTGGCAAAGGGCCCGCGGCTACCGCTGGAATACCAAGCCAACTCCACGCGTCATTTCATGCGCGAACTCAACCGGCTGGGCATCACCTCGGTAATCGATGCCGGCGGTGGTTTCCAGAATTATCCGGAGGACTATCAGGTCATCGAACAGCTGCACGCAGCCGATCAATTGAGCGTGCGCATCGCCTACAACCTGTTCACTCAGAACAAGGGCAAGGAAGTCGACGACTTCCGCGGCTGGACCGAGATGCTGCCGGTACGTAAGGGCGACGATCTGCTGCGGCACAACGGCGCCGGCGAAATGCTGGTGTTTTCCGCTGCGGATTTCGAGCAGTTCAGCGAGCCGCGTCCGGAGCTGCCGCCGGAACTGGAGCCCGAGCTGGAGCAGGTGGTGCGCTTGCTGGTCGAAAAGCGTTGGCCATTCCGTATCCATGCCACCTACGACGAAAGCATTGGACGCATTCTCGATGTGTACGAAAAGGTCAACGCCGACATTCCGTTCGATGGCCTGCATTGGTTCATCGACCACGCCGAAACCATCACCCCGCGCAATATCGACCGCATCCGCGCATTGAACGGTGGTATCGCCGTGCAACACCGCATGGCGTATCAGGGCGAAGCGTTTGTCGAGCGCTATGGCGTGCAGGCCGCGCGGCACACGCCGCCGGTGCGCCACATGTTGGCCGCCGGCGTGCCGGTGGGCGCCGGCACCGACGCGACGCGCGTGGCCAGTTATAACCCCTGGGTGGCGCTGTCATGGTTGGTCACCGGACGCACGGTAGGCGGTCTGGCGTTGTACGGCGAAGAGAACCTGTTAGATCGTGAGCAGGCGTTGCGGTTGTGGACGCAGGGCAGTGCATGGTTCTCCGGCGACGAGAGCCGCAAGGGCACGCTGGCTACGGGGCAATTGGCCGACTTCATCGTGCTATCGGATGACTACTTCCGCGTCGACGATGCCGCCATTGCCGACATCACCAGCGTGCTGACCGTGCTGGGTGGGCGTGTGGTGCATGGCGATGGCGATTTTGCATCGCTGGCGCCGACCTTGCCGCCGGCGATGCCGGACTGGTCGCCGGTCAACCGTTTCGGCGGCTATCACGTGGGTGGTGCGGTCAGCGGGCTTGCCAGCGCCACGCAGATGCATACGCACGGCCATGGCTGTCGCGCGCACGGGCCGCATGGACACGCAGCGCAGCATGCTGCGCCCAGCGATGACCTGCGCGGCTTCTGGGGCGCATTGGGTTGCGCGTGTTTCGCGTTCTGA
- a CDS encoding DoxX family protein translates to MNAPAPRGHAGLAAALLMLRIAGGGFLLPHGLGKLLGWFGGPGLTGFAAELQQFGFPSVPPLPLLLALVQTLSGLAVLLGLWTRASAALAAVFIATTVVVAVPKGWFWMHGGMEYPSMWLLVLLALAAAGGGAWSLDGLRRSSAA, encoded by the coding sequence TTGAACGCACCGGCACCACGCGGCCACGCCGGCCTTGCAGCGGCGTTATTGATGCTGCGCATTGCCGGCGGCGGCTTCCTGCTGCCGCATGGCCTGGGCAAGTTGCTGGGATGGTTCGGTGGACCGGGACTGACCGGGTTTGCCGCTGAATTACAGCAATTCGGCTTTCCGTCTGTACCGCCATTGCCGTTGCTGCTGGCGTTGGTGCAGACGCTCTCGGGGCTGGCGGTGTTACTGGGTCTGTGGACGCGCGCCAGTGCTGCGCTGGCAGCGGTGTTCATCGCCACCACCGTCGTGGTGGCCGTGCCCAAGGGCTGGTTCTGGATGCACGGTGGCATGGAATACCCGTCGATGTGGCTGCTGGTGTTGCTGGCCTTGGCCGCCGCCGGCGGTGGCGCGTGGTCGCTGGATGGGCTGCGCAGGAGTAGTGCGGCATGA
- a CDS encoding hydrolase, whose amino-acid sequence MTTATAVPGKSLLSPGDHTLILIDHQSQMAFATHTIDISALRNNVSLIAKGAKGFKVPVILTTVAEKSFSGPLFPELPEIFAGEPVFDRTSMNAWEDQGVIDRVNAIGKQRLVIAGLWTSVCIVGPTLSAIEQGFEVYVITDACGDVSDEAHERAVTRMVQAGAAPITSVQYLLELQRDWARSDTYDLTTGIARAHAGGYGIGIQYAKTMFGAQEGGH is encoded by the coding sequence ATGACCACCGCCACCGCCGTCCCCGGTAAGTCCCTGTTGTCGCCCGGCGATCACACGCTGATCCTGATCGACCATCAATCGCAGATGGCGTTCGCCACGCACACCATCGACATCTCGGCGCTGCGCAACAACGTGTCGCTGATTGCCAAGGGCGCCAAAGGCTTCAAGGTGCCGGTGATTCTGACCACCGTTGCAGAGAAGTCGTTCTCCGGCCCGTTGTTTCCCGAGCTGCCGGAGATCTTTGCCGGCGAACCGGTGTTTGACCGCACCAGCATGAATGCCTGGGAAGACCAGGGCGTGATTGATCGCGTCAACGCCATCGGCAAGCAGCGTCTGGTGATTGCAGGGCTCTGGACCAGCGTGTGCATTGTCGGCCCGACGTTGTCGGCGATTGAGCAGGGGTTCGAGGTGTACGTCATCACTGATGCCTGCGGCGATGTGAGCGACGAAGCGCACGAGCGCGCGGTGACGCGGATGGTGCAGGCCGGTGCCGCGCCTATCACCAGCGTGCAGTACCTGCTGGAACTGCAGCGCGATTGGGCCCGCAGCGACACCTACGACCTCACCACCGGCATCGCACGTGCGCATGCCGGCGGCTATGGCATCGGCATTCAATACGCCAAGACCATGTTCGGCGCGCAGGAAGGCGGACATTGA
- a CDS encoding helix-turn-helix transcriptional regulator, with protein MHARGANALHAPRARAVARALQYIDTHLYEPIGVTQLAGAACMSRFHFARVFRDALGASPMEYLRRRRLERAQAMLREGRHTISQIATDLCFFDQSHFVRSFRNATGCTPARFAAQVANDPCAARTASCTHRQPAGSYSSSLEHHA; from the coding sequence CTGCATGCACGCGGGGCCAACGCACTGCACGCCCCACGCGCACGTGCCGTGGCAAGAGCGTTGCAGTACATCGACACGCATCTGTACGAGCCCATCGGAGTGACCCAACTGGCCGGTGCTGCCTGCATGAGCCGCTTCCATTTTGCACGCGTGTTTCGCGATGCGCTGGGCGCCAGCCCGATGGAGTACCTGCGGCGGCGCCGGCTCGAGCGTGCCCAGGCCATGCTGCGCGAAGGTCGCCACACCATCAGCCAGATCGCCACCGATCTGTGTTTCTTCGATCAAAGCCATTTTGTCCGCAGTTTCCGCAATGCCACCGGCTGCACACCGGCGCGCTTTGCCGCGCAGGTGGCCAACGATCCCTGCGCCGCGCGCACCGCATCGTGTACGCATCGGCAGCCCGCTGGTTCTTATTCATCCTCCCTGGAGCATCACGCATGA